One window of the Candidatus Hydrogenedentota bacterium genome contains the following:
- the hpt gene encoding hypoxanthine phosphoribosyltransferase: protein MKLSKTPLITAEEIRERVELLARQISIDYAGKDLVFLIVLKGATIFGSDLMRQLSIPVTVDYLRARSYRGTNSTGHVEITLQPEEHLAGRHVLIVEDILDTGFTTSAIREALRALNPASLRICTLLDKPAPRVADIHADYVGFSVDNIFVVGYGLDCDGAHRHLAAIYMMESTT from the coding sequence ATGAAACTTAGCAAAACCCCACTTATTACCGCGGAGGAGATCAGGGAGCGCGTCGAGCTCTTGGCGCGTCAGATTTCCATCGACTACGCAGGCAAGGATCTTGTCTTTCTAATCGTCTTAAAGGGAGCCACCATCTTCGGTTCCGACCTGATGCGCCAACTCTCGATCCCCGTCACGGTCGACTATTTGCGAGCGCGAAGCTATCGCGGTACGAACTCTACCGGTCATGTTGAGATTACGCTTCAACCCGAAGAACATCTCGCGGGCCGCCATGTGCTGATCGTGGAAGACATCCTCGATACCGGCTTTACGACCTCGGCCATACGCGAGGCCTTACGCGCGCTCAATCCGGCTAGCTTGCGAATATGCACGCTGCTGGATAAACCTGCGCCACGCGTGGCGGATATACACGCAGACTACGTCGGGTTCTCCGTAGACAATATATTCGTAGTCGGCTATGGACTCGATTGCGACGGCGCACACCGGCATCTTGCGGCCATCTACATGATGGAATCGACCACTTAG
- the chrA gene encoding chromate efflux transporter — MTFLIAVFLRLGVTAFGGPAAHVSLMEDEFVSRRRWLSREEFLDLLGATNLIPGPNSTEMAIHIGYRRAGWRGFLIGGVCFILPAALIVTLLSWVYVRYGSLPQAAGLLSGIKPVIMIVIFQALWRMGRAAMKTRALLAVAIGCALLNAAGVHELAVLMAAGITAVFIVRLPSRTAAALALPLGFPYAAVSLSATAAPFSMAALFLFFMKVGSVLFGGGYVLLAFLRADLVDRWRWLTEAQLLDAIAVGQVTPGPLFTSATFVGYLLAGPWGAAVATIGIFLPAFVFVALSIPLLPRLRTSPTFAAALDGINAGSLALMAVVSWRLGATSLTNWPSLLIACIAAVLLLGYRVNTTWLVLGGAAIGLLFLR; from the coding sequence ATGACTTTTCTCATCGCTGTCTTTCTTCGTCTGGGTGTGACGGCATTCGGAGGGCCTGCCGCGCATGTGTCTCTGATGGAGGATGAATTCGTGTCTCGCCGCCGATGGCTGAGCCGCGAAGAATTCCTGGACCTGCTCGGCGCGACCAACTTGATTCCAGGTCCCAACTCCACGGAGATGGCCATTCACATCGGATACCGGCGCGCGGGCTGGCGCGGGTTTCTCATTGGCGGCGTATGCTTCATCCTGCCCGCGGCACTGATTGTCACGCTATTGAGTTGGGTCTATGTGCGCTATGGGTCGCTACCGCAGGCGGCGGGCCTACTGAGCGGAATTAAACCCGTAATCATGATCGTCATTTTTCAAGCGTTGTGGCGCATGGGGCGCGCTGCGATGAAGACGCGCGCGTTGCTTGCAGTGGCGATTGGGTGCGCCCTATTGAACGCGGCAGGCGTACATGAACTTGCCGTGTTGATGGCGGCGGGCATAACAGCGGTGTTCATAGTGCGCTTGCCGTCACGGACGGCGGCCGCGTTGGCTCTTCCATTGGGGTTTCCGTACGCGGCTGTTTCATTATCGGCAACGGCCGCACCGTTTAGTATGGCCGCACTCTTCCTGTTCTTCATGAAGGTGGGGTCGGTCCTTTTTGGAGGCGGTTACGTGCTGTTGGCTTTTCTGCGCGCCGACTTGGTGGATCGATGGAGGTGGCTTACAGAAGCACAGTTGTTGGATGCCATCGCCGTGGGGCAAGTCACCCCAGGTCCTCTATTCACATCGGCGACGTTTGTCGGTTATTTGCTCGCGGGCCCGTGGGGAGCGGCAGTCGCTACTATTGGGATCTTTCTGCCTGCATTTGTCTTCGTTGCCCTGAGTATCCCTTTGCTGCCTCGCCTGCGCACTTCCCCGACATTCGCTGCCGCGTTAGATGGTATTAATGCCGGTTCGCTGGCCCTCATGGCCGTGGTCTCGTGGAGACTTGGCGCGACTTCGCTGACAAATTGGCCTTCGCTGCTTATTGCCTGCATCGCCGCAGTTTTGTTGTTAGGCTATCGCGTCAATACAACGTGGCTGGTGCTCGGAGGAGCTGCGATAGGACTGCTCTTTCTCCGCTGA
- a CDS encoding tetratricopeptide repeat protein: MATMIKCPYCDKLTDPKLDSCVHCGGFLRKQPAKQQQRASASASSQTCPSCGALVRDGDIICVACGTNLLTGQKIAQEQQRAVRTPDNPALRNALIAAAIAVVIIGAVAAFILTRDPVAKAQRLAADGRVTEATDLLVKYLAKHADDARGHLVLGKLYWGSSDYSNAAESLEKAAQLNPTDRDAGILAVIGMQQRADNKTRDRQIAILENVAKAHPDDDEVLYLLALAKGTKDSSESQIESLRRVADKAPESTDRRLALAVSMAIQKDEAGAQRELEAARSQAPDDPNIKAALGILAAKQGNVDDAVARLTEAIEGKTSIHKEALAQAGLLLVSQGQYGQAVALLGEAIDAGETSPSTKFFHAVCLAKQRVYEPALKAFDELARGSNEYSARAAIHAARVYLSQENAERALESLNAVTVKLSGTEGAELETVRGRGLAKAGDPDGAMDAFRKAIQQDPNYAPAHLETGLLLVQRRAIAEGIRELESYLSSADPNDAESGAREIQALVDQLKQSAQARPSTAALARNEMQGSTS, translated from the coding sequence TTGGCTACGATGATCAAGTGTCCCTACTGTGACAAACTCACCGATCCAAAACTCGATAGCTGTGTTCATTGCGGCGGATTTCTCCGGAAACAACCCGCGAAACAACAACAGCGCGCCTCGGCGTCCGCCAGCAGCCAGACCTGTCCAAGCTGCGGGGCGCTCGTACGGGACGGCGACATTATCTGCGTCGCGTGCGGCACGAACCTTCTGACCGGGCAGAAAATAGCACAGGAACAACAGCGTGCAGTGCGAACCCCTGACAATCCTGCCCTGCGAAACGCGCTAATCGCCGCGGCCATCGCCGTGGTTATCATCGGGGCCGTTGCAGCGTTCATCTTGACCAGAGATCCTGTCGCCAAAGCGCAACGACTGGCCGCGGACGGCCGCGTTACCGAAGCAACCGATCTCCTGGTCAAGTACCTCGCCAAACACGCCGATGACGCGCGCGGCCACCTCGTGCTCGGCAAGTTGTACTGGGGCAGCAGCGACTATTCGAACGCAGCGGAGTCATTGGAGAAGGCCGCTCAACTGAATCCCACGGACCGAGACGCCGGCATTCTCGCGGTGATCGGCATGCAACAGCGCGCTGACAACAAAACGCGCGACCGTCAAATCGCCATTCTCGAAAACGTCGCGAAGGCCCACCCCGACGACGACGAAGTCTTGTATTTGCTGGCCTTGGCCAAAGGAACAAAGGACTCCTCTGAGTCCCAAATCGAATCCTTGCGACGCGTAGCGGACAAAGCACCTGAAAGCACGGATCGACGGCTGGCCTTGGCCGTATCGATGGCAATCCAGAAAGATGAGGCCGGTGCGCAACGCGAACTGGAAGCTGCCCGGTCGCAAGCCCCGGACGACCCCAACATCAAGGCAGCCCTTGGAATTCTTGCGGCCAAACAGGGCAATGTCGACGACGCCGTCGCAAGACTTACCGAGGCCATTGAAGGGAAGACCTCGATTCATAAGGAAGCACTGGCGCAGGCAGGCCTCTTGCTCGTTTCACAAGGCCAGTACGGACAAGCGGTGGCGCTCCTGGGCGAAGCGATTGACGCTGGCGAGACTTCTCCATCGACGAAGTTCTTCCACGCCGTGTGCCTTGCAAAGCAACGCGTGTACGAGCCGGCACTCAAGGCATTTGACGAACTGGCCCGCGGATCGAATGAATATTCTGCCCGAGCGGCCATCCATGCGGCTCGTGTATACCTAAGCCAGGAAAACGCCGAGCGAGCTTTGGAGTCGCTGAACGCCGTGACCGTGAAATTGTCCGGCACAGAAGGCGCGGAACTGGAGACTGTACGCGGTCGCGGACTTGCAAAAGCGGGTGATCCCGACGGAGCCATGGACGCTTTCCGCAAGGCAATTCAACAAGATCCGAATTACGCGCCGGCACATTTGGAAACCGGCCTGCTGCTGGTTCAGCGGCGCGCAATCGCGGAAGGCATTCGCGAACTCGAATCGTATCTATCCAGCGCGGATCCGAATGACGCGGAATCGGGAGCGCGGGAAATCCAGGCGCTTGTTGACCAACTCAAGCAATCGGCTCAGGCAAGGCCGTCCACGGCGGCACTTGCGCGCAACGAAATGCAGGGGAGTACGTCATGA
- a CDS encoding beta-propeller fold lactonase family protein: MQRFIIIATMLVCVPVLAAQLPGPSPDGYFLPNGWTITPIGKTVECGDLPLNISPAPDGKAVVALHGGFNGHGLIVMNPRKKEAVQDIPLPTAWLGLAWSPDGKRLYVSGGNSESAREIRAPIYVFDYAKGRLSEKPVAEWTEPIDPKQIFWSGLVHHPSRDVLYAASRTKGEIVAFNTTNGEILSHIRVEENPYDLVLTPDGATLYCSNWASDTVSVIDTASNSVVATIPVGDNPNDMALTKDGRLFVCCANDNAVVVVDTAQRRAVQRILTAMHPKAPEGSTPNALALDEDEETLFVANADNNNVCVIEMEEPGESTVLGFLPAGWYPSALCFADKGDLLFVGNAKGETTSSNIRGPRSPLPGGKEGLGSTKSLMKGTISIIDVEKELKRLPELTKQAYKNSPYSDDLLNEARPPKSGPSVVPSKVGAGSPIKHVIYIIKENRTYDQVFGDLPQGNGYPDICIFGRDITPNHHAIAEQFVLLDNLYCDAEVSQDGHQWSNAAYATDWTEKNWPADYGNKSTSPRSAAVLPGAGYIWDQCAKKGLTYRSYGEFARRQSQNEPAMPSQGIAGLQGHVAPHYASWGSRDTDNATEFIREFDEYEKNFDSTDPEKRLPNFIVMSLPEDHTRGTKPGTPSPRACVASNDFALGMILERISNSRYWPELALFVIEDDAQDGPDHVDARRTVGLVASPYCKRGIVDSTFYTTCSLLRTMELLLGLPPMSQFDAAANPMYSSFSDKLDPTPFTKVAASAYINEMNVATAWGAKESDEMDFSEYDRTPMFALNEIVWKSVKGADSEMPIPISRFHAASVK, translated from the coding sequence ATGCAACGTTTCATCATCATTGCCACAATGCTCGTTTGTGTCCCTGTTCTTGCGGCACAGTTGCCGGGCCCTTCGCCCGACGGCTACTTTTTGCCGAACGGCTGGACCATCACGCCCATCGGCAAAACAGTCGAGTGCGGCGACCTTCCCCTCAACATCTCCCCCGCTCCCGACGGCAAAGCGGTCGTCGCGCTGCACGGAGGCTTCAACGGTCACGGACTCATTGTGATGAACCCTCGCAAAAAGGAGGCCGTGCAAGATATACCGTTGCCCACGGCGTGGCTCGGACTGGCCTGGAGCCCGGACGGCAAGAGACTCTACGTCTCCGGAGGCAACAGCGAGTCGGCCCGGGAAATCCGTGCGCCCATCTACGTATTCGATTACGCGAAGGGAAGACTCTCTGAAAAACCTGTTGCGGAATGGACGGAGCCCATTGACCCCAAACAAATCTTCTGGTCGGGTCTCGTGCATCACCCCTCGCGCGACGTGCTCTACGCGGCAAGCCGCACCAAAGGAGAAATCGTCGCCTTCAATACGACAAACGGCGAAATCCTCAGCCACATTCGCGTGGAGGAAAACCCTTACGACCTCGTTCTGACGCCCGACGGCGCAACCCTCTACTGTTCCAATTGGGCCAGCGATACCGTAAGCGTCATTGACACAGCATCCAACTCCGTGGTTGCCACCATCCCCGTGGGCGACAACCCCAATGACATGGCGCTCACGAAGGACGGACGCCTATTTGTGTGCTGCGCAAATGACAATGCCGTCGTCGTTGTCGACACGGCACAGCGGCGTGCGGTTCAACGTATCCTGACCGCCATGCACCCCAAAGCTCCGGAAGGTTCCACACCCAATGCCCTTGCATTGGACGAAGACGAGGAGACCCTCTTCGTCGCCAACGCCGACAACAACAATGTCTGCGTCATTGAAATGGAGGAACCCGGAGAGAGCACCGTTCTCGGCTTTCTTCCTGCTGGCTGGTATCCCTCCGCGCTATGCTTCGCGGACAAAGGCGACCTCCTTTTTGTCGGCAACGCAAAAGGCGAGACGACGTCCTCGAATATTCGCGGCCCGCGCAGCCCGTTGCCCGGCGGCAAGGAGGGCCTCGGGTCCACCAAGTCGCTCATGAAGGGCACCATCAGCATCATCGACGTCGAAAAGGAATTGAAGCGCCTCCCCGAATTGACAAAGCAGGCCTATAAGAACAGCCCCTATAGCGATGACCTGCTCAACGAAGCGCGCCCGCCAAAGTCCGGTCCGTCTGTGGTACCCAGCAAGGTCGGCGCGGGCTCGCCGATTAAGCATGTCATATACATCATCAAGGAAAATCGCACCTACGATCAGGTGTTTGGCGATCTGCCGCAAGGCAACGGTTATCCGGATATCTGCATATTCGGGCGCGATATCACGCCGAACCACCACGCGATTGCCGAGCAGTTTGTCCTGCTCGACAACCTCTACTGCGATGCGGAGGTCAGCCAAGACGGGCACCAATGGTCTAACGCGGCGTACGCGACCGACTGGACCGAGAAGAACTGGCCCGCCGATTACGGAAACAAAAGCACGAGTCCGCGCAGTGCCGCCGTACTGCCGGGCGCAGGCTATATCTGGGACCAATGCGCCAAGAAAGGCCTCACCTACCGCAGCTATGGCGAATTTGCCCGACGTCAGAGCCAGAATGAGCCTGCGATGCCGAGCCAAGGAATTGCCGGGTTGCAGGGCCACGTGGCGCCTCACTACGCGTCCTGGGGTTCACGCGACACCGATAACGCCACCGAATTCATCCGCGAGTTCGACGAATACGAGAAGAACTTCGATAGCACCGATCCCGAAAAGCGCCTTCCCAACTTCATTGTGATGTCGCTTCCCGAAGACCACACACGCGGTACCAAGCCGGGTACCCCGTCGCCGCGCGCGTGTGTCGCGAGCAACGATTTCGCGTTGGGCATGATCCTCGAGCGGATCAGCAACAGCCGCTATTGGCCTGAGCTCGCCCTCTTCGTTATCGAAGACGACGCGCAAGACGGCCCCGATCATGTCGATGCGCGCAGGACAGTCGGCCTAGTCGCCAGCCCTTACTGCAAACGTGGCATTGTCGACAGCACGTTCTACACGACCTGCTCCCTGCTGAGGACCATGGAACTGTTACTTGGATTGCCCCCCATGAGCCAATTTGATGCCGCCGCGAATCCCATGTACTCGAGCTTCTCCGACAAGCTTGACCCAACGCCATTCACAAAGGTCGCGGCCAGCGCCTACATCAATGAGATGAATGTCGCCACCGCATGGGGCGCGAAGGAATCGGACGAAATGGACTTCAGCGAATACGACCGGACGCCCATGTTCGCATTGAACGAAATCGTGTGGAAGAGCGTCAAGGGCGCCGATTCGGAGATGCCGATCCCGATTAGCCGGTTCCACGCGGCAAGCGTCAAGTAA
- the tilS gene encoding tRNA lysidine(34) synthetase TilS → MAGAPTNLLSRVRATLDQFHMLTPGESVLAAVSGGADSVCLLDVLVELGYAVEVAHFDHQTRGIESAEDSAFVETLARRYGVPMHCERRPIREEAEASPMSFEEYARGARYAFLLAVAQAQGCTAIATGHHADDQAETVLMRIVRGVSPSGLTGIPPVRMLDNVRVVRPLLGCSRDSIMSYLDQRDLPYRTDSSNTQTEYVRNRVRQELLPALERGYNPQVREALTRLADLQRAENEYVAEQARQFLASCYTNGQITRRAFSEAAVALQRRALAELAWQREVDCEFDRVESARLFIVDAPAGSSFDLGGGILLRNARDVTEIVGSVEPSDSRAVRLACPGETVAFGRRFVVSEREQAPPLPLREYCNQSRQVFDADAVGSELWVRLRRPGDRIVPLGMAGTRKLKDYFGDLGLPIGERDRLPLIVTEDTIVWIVGHAVSANAAVTAHTKRYIEIEVQDET, encoded by the coding sequence ATGGCCGGCGCTCCTACAAACCTTCTTTCTCGCGTCCGAGCTACCCTAGACCAATTCCACATGTTGACTCCCGGGGAATCGGTGCTTGCCGCCGTATCGGGAGGGGCCGATTCCGTATGCCTGCTCGACGTCCTTGTGGAATTGGGGTATGCCGTCGAAGTCGCGCATTTTGACCATCAGACGCGCGGCATTGAAAGCGCGGAAGACTCCGCGTTCGTAGAAACCCTGGCGCGACGATACGGAGTGCCTATGCACTGTGAGCGCCGTCCGATTCGTGAAGAGGCCGAAGCCTCCCCCATGTCCTTCGAAGAATATGCGAGGGGAGCGCGCTACGCTTTCTTGCTGGCCGTCGCACAAGCGCAAGGTTGTACCGCCATTGCCACCGGGCACCACGCGGACGATCAAGCCGAGACCGTCCTAATGCGCATCGTGCGTGGCGTTTCTCCCAGCGGACTGACAGGCATCCCACCTGTACGCATGTTGGACAATGTGCGCGTCGTGCGTCCGCTCCTTGGGTGTAGCCGAGACTCCATCATGAGCTACCTGGACCAGAGGGACCTTCCATATCGGACGGATTCGTCCAACACCCAAACCGAGTACGTGCGGAACCGAGTGCGCCAGGAGCTACTTCCTGCTCTGGAACGCGGATACAATCCGCAGGTACGCGAGGCATTGACTCGTTTGGCGGATTTGCAGCGCGCAGAGAACGAGTACGTAGCCGAACAGGCGAGACAATTTCTGGCCTCGTGCTACACGAATGGACAGATCACTCGCCGTGCATTTTCTGAAGCCGCCGTGGCCCTGCAACGAAGGGCATTGGCCGAACTCGCATGGCAACGCGAGGTAGACTGCGAGTTCGATCGCGTGGAATCCGCCCGGCTCTTCATCGTCGACGCGCCCGCAGGATCCTCATTCGATCTGGGCGGAGGCATCCTGCTGCGCAATGCGCGTGATGTGACCGAGATTGTTGGAAGTGTTGAGCCTAGCGATTCCAGGGCAGTGCGCTTGGCATGCCCAGGCGAAACCGTTGCATTCGGTCGGCGGTTCGTCGTGAGCGAGCGGGAACAAGCGCCGCCACTACCCTTGCGGGAGTACTGCAACCAGAGCCGCCAAGTGTTTGACGCAGACGCCGTAGGTTCGGAATTATGGGTGCGGTTGCGCAGACCCGGCGATCGTATCGTTCCGCTGGGTATGGCAGGTACGCGCAAGCTGAAAGACTACTTCGGCGACCTTGGATTGCCCATCGGAGAACGCGACCGGCTGCCGTTGATAGTCACCGAAGATACCATTGTGTGGATAGTCGGACACGCCGTGAGCGCAAACGCCGCCGTAACGGCCCATACCAAGCGTTACATAGAGATCGAAGTACAGGATGAAACTTAG
- a CDS encoding class I SAM-dependent methyltransferase, giving the protein MRRRLSERIRLALKHMMVKAQYEYLNKLDKEDKQIRLLNYGYEPISPDAPRLELLPEEESNRYAIQLYHYVAGAVDLAGKDVLEVGCGRGGGAAFVMRHFRPRIMVGVDLWRSSVNFCNDAYDMEGLSFRRGNAESLPFPEDRFDVVLNIESSHLYDHIEAFYAEVLRVLRPGGHLLFADFRTKDRVPQLTKEFEEAGFEVVRNDTINENVLAALDLDDERKRKLIVERLPQRRQEQFSVFAALKGTHIYECIKSGDIEYKRYVLRKPA; this is encoded by the coding sequence TTGCGTCGTCGATTAAGCGAGCGTATTCGTTTGGCTTTGAAGCACATGATGGTCAAGGCGCAGTACGAGTACCTCAATAAGCTGGACAAGGAAGACAAGCAGATCCGGCTGCTGAACTACGGTTATGAGCCGATTTCTCCCGATGCGCCTCGACTTGAACTCTTGCCGGAAGAAGAAAGCAATCGTTACGCAATACAGCTTTACCACTATGTGGCGGGCGCAGTAGATCTTGCCGGAAAGGATGTGTTGGAGGTCGGGTGCGGGCGTGGAGGCGGAGCCGCCTTTGTGATGCGGCATTTCAGGCCTCGCATTATGGTCGGCGTGGACTTGTGGCGATCCTCCGTCAACTTCTGCAACGACGCGTATGACATGGAAGGATTGTCCTTCAGGCGCGGTAACGCCGAGTCGCTGCCATTTCCAGAGGATCGGTTCGACGTGGTGCTTAACATCGAATCCTCGCACCTCTACGACCACATAGAGGCGTTTTACGCGGAGGTGTTGCGCGTGTTGCGGCCCGGCGGTCATCTGCTTTTCGCCGATTTCCGCACGAAGGATCGGGTTCCCCAGCTTACCAAGGAGTTTGAGGAGGCCGGTTTCGAAGTCGTGCGCAACGATACCATCAACGAGAACGTGCTGGCGGCGCTTGACCTTGACGACGAGCGTAAACGCAAACTCATCGTGGAGCGTCTTCCGCAGCGCAGGCAGGAGCAGTTCAGTGTCTTCGCCGCTTTGAAGGGTACGCACATCTACGAGTGCATCAAGAGCGGTGACATCGAATACAAGCGGTACGTGCTGCGGAAACCGGCTTAG
- a CDS encoding helix-turn-helix domain-containing protein has translation MTVKQAFPGTDLRQRREELGFTVDDVYRKIRVSPTFIRALEAGDMQQMPAPCYAVGFLRTYCQFLELDPDRYIDLYHDATKPSGRFLRRSDTNQIMLPPWMNEVVTWAAVCGIIILGWVTYAVVVRPAADPGEQRVHASTTDEDLVVPSAPVESAR, from the coding sequence ATGACGGTTAAGCAAGCATTCCCAGGTACAGACCTGCGACAAAGGCGGGAAGAACTCGGATTTACCGTCGATGATGTCTATCGCAAAATCCGCGTCTCTCCGACATTCATTCGCGCACTGGAAGCAGGCGATATGCAACAGATGCCTGCGCCGTGTTACGCCGTAGGTTTCCTGCGGACCTATTGTCAATTCCTTGAGCTCGATCCCGATCGGTACATCGATCTCTATCACGATGCCACCAAGCCTTCAGGCCGCTTCCTTCGACGCTCCGACACGAATCAGATCATGCTTCCTCCCTGGATGAACGAAGTCGTCACCTGGGCTGCCGTGTGCGGCATCATCATTCTGGGTTGGGTAACCTACGCCGTCGTGGTCCGCCCCGCCGCCGACCCCGGTGAGCAGCGCGTTCACGCAAGCACCACCGACGAAGATCTTGTTGTCCCATCCGCTCCTGTCGAATCGGCCCGCTAA
- a CDS encoding sulfite exporter TauE/SafE family protein, which yields MSQYLWLIPLGFVIGAFGTLIGAGGGFVLVPLLLILYPKENPEVITSISLAVVFFNAFSGSVAYARMKRIDYRAGIFFSLVGIPGAILGALTTYYVPREVFHAVCGMAMLLAAGYLLWQPAPHQNPEPQEIPEEAAPRISFNLPLGALISACVGYVSSLLGIGGGIIHVPALIRVLNFPVHVATATSHFILAVMALTGTVVHVASGAFHVGFRRTFFLAIGVVAGAQVGAALSRHVRGPWIIRALAIALALVALRLLL from the coding sequence GTGAGTCAGTACTTGTGGCTCATACCTCTTGGTTTCGTTATTGGCGCCTTTGGCACGCTGATTGGCGCGGGCGGCGGGTTTGTCCTTGTTCCGCTACTCCTCATCCTCTATCCGAAGGAGAATCCGGAGGTCATTACCAGCATTTCTCTGGCCGTCGTTTTCTTCAATGCGTTCTCGGGGTCGGTGGCATACGCGCGTATGAAACGCATCGACTACCGTGCCGGGATCTTCTTCTCGCTCGTGGGTATCCCCGGGGCTATCCTTGGCGCACTGACAACGTACTATGTTCCGCGAGAAGTCTTTCACGCGGTGTGCGGCATGGCCATGCTGCTTGCAGCGGGTTACCTGCTTTGGCAGCCCGCCCCGCATCAGAATCCGGAGCCCCAGGAAATCCCAGAAGAAGCCGCTCCAAGAATATCGTTCAATTTGCCGCTCGGCGCTCTCATCAGCGCGTGCGTGGGATACGTCTCGAGCTTGCTTGGCATTGGGGGTGGGATCATCCACGTCCCCGCGTTGATTCGCGTGCTCAACTTTCCTGTCCATGTGGCCACGGCGACATCGCACTTCATTTTGGCGGTCATGGCGTTGACCGGCACGGTTGTCCACGTCGCGTCCGGGGCGTTTCACGTGGGATTCAGGCGGACATTCTTCTTGGCAATTGGCGTTGTGGCCGGAGCCCAAGTGGGGGCCGCGCTCTCACGTCACGTTCGCGGTCCATGGATCATCCGCGCGCTCGCCATCGCTCTGGCACTGGTGGCGTTGCGTCTCTTGCTCTAG
- a CDS encoding replication-associated recombination protein A, translating into MSDDLFKHAAAERLRKEAPLARRVAPRTLDDLVGQEHIVGPGKILRRAIEADRITSLLLYGPPGCGKTALARIIAMRTRSAFDNLNAVTSGVKDLRALIDAAKARRVHEGKRTIVFVDEIHRFNRAQQDALLPDVENGNIILVGATTENPFFSVVAPLLSRSQVFELHRLTEEHVVRLMKRALAHPERGWTDIEVRADDDALLHIATYSEGDARRALNALEIAVLTTVPVDGIVAISLDVAQESIQKKLIHYDGTGDEHYDAASAFIKSMRGTDPDSALYWMALMLAAGENPRFIARRICIAASEDVGNADPMAIVVATAAWQACEFIGMPEAQIILAQAATYVACAPKSNASYMGIAQATSDVKEGKTVAVPIHLQDTHYPGAKKLGHGEGYQYAHDHKDGYVTQDYGVPRGTYYHPAGRGKEAEFKARLDEFAERDRREPSD; encoded by the coding sequence ATGTCAGACGATCTCTTCAAACATGCAGCCGCGGAAAGACTGCGCAAGGAAGCGCCCTTGGCGCGTCGCGTTGCCCCCCGCACGCTGGACGACTTGGTGGGCCAGGAACACATTGTGGGCCCAGGGAAAATCCTGCGGAGGGCCATAGAAGCCGACCGCATCACGTCTTTGCTGCTCTATGGCCCACCCGGCTGCGGAAAGACTGCGCTGGCGCGCATCATTGCCATGCGTACGCGGTCGGCGTTCGACAACCTTAACGCAGTGACCTCTGGCGTGAAGGATCTTCGTGCGTTGATCGATGCGGCAAAGGCCCGGCGCGTTCATGAAGGCAAACGCACGATCGTGTTTGTCGACGAGATTCACCGCTTCAATCGCGCACAACAGGATGCCCTGCTGCCCGACGTCGAGAACGGCAATATCATTCTCGTCGGCGCGACAACCGAGAACCCTTTCTTCTCCGTCGTCGCTCCTTTGCTTTCTCGTTCTCAGGTTTTCGAACTGCACCGCCTTACCGAGGAGCACGTAGTACGCCTGATGAAACGCGCGCTGGCGCATCCGGAACGAGGCTGGACCGATATCGAGGTGCGTGCGGACGACGACGCGCTACTGCACATCGCCACGTATTCGGAGGGAGACGCGCGGAGGGCGCTCAATGCCCTTGAGATTGCCGTATTGACGACGGTCCCGGTCGACGGAATCGTCGCGATCTCGCTCGATGTCGCGCAGGAGTCGATACAGAAGAAACTCATTCACTACGACGGGACCGGCGACGAGCATTACGACGCTGCCTCCGCGTTCATCAAGAGCATGCGGGGCACCGACCCGGATTCCGCGTTGTATTGGATGGCTTTGATGCTCGCCGCGGGTGAAAACCCGCGCTTCATCGCACGACGTATCTGCATTGCAGCCTCGGAAGACGTGGGCAACGCTGACCCGATGGCCATTGTGGTGGCGACGGCGGCGTGGCAAGCCTGCGAGTTCATCGGCATGCCCGAAGCGCAGATCATCCTGGCGCAGGCGGCAACCTACGTAGCGTGCGCGCCGAAGAGCAATGCCTCTTACATGGGCATCGCGCAAGCCACGAGCGACGTGAAGGAAGGCAAGACGGTCGCGGTGCCGATACACCTCCAAGACACGCACTACCCAGGCGCGAAGAAGCTCGGACACGGTGAAGGCTATCAGTACGCCCATGATCACAAGGACGGGTATGTGACGCAGGATTACGGCGTGCCGAGAGGAACGTACTACCATCCGGCCGGCCGGGGAAAAGAGGCTGAGTTCAAGGCTCGTCTCGATGAATTCGCAGAGCGGGATCGTCGCGAGCCGTCGGACTAA